The following is a genomic window from Coriobacteriaceae bacterium.
AGGCAAACCGGCAGAAGAATTAAATGCCAAGTAGGAGCCACGCGGAAAAAGAGCATAACAAGGGCGACGGCAACCAAAGAGAAGGAAAAGTTGACGAGTGAGAACAACACCTTCTGCACCGGGAACACCCAACGATGCACTTTGACCTTCTTCAGCAACGAGGACGCCCAAATGATGGACATAAGCGCTTGGTTCGTCGACTCGGACATGACAGAGAACGTCACGTTACCGACGATCAAGTAAAGCGGATACATTTCGGGCGTAATAGAACCATTGCGACCTTGCGCGAAGATTGTCGAAAACACGATCGACATAACAATCATCATCAGCAGCGGGTTAAGCACGGACCATGCCACACCCAGAACACTGCGACGATATTTAATCTTAAAATCTTTGGTGACAAGCTGCTTAAGAATGAACTTGTCCTTTTCAAAATCATTTTTAGCGTGAGAGGCCGGTTTAGCCACCGCTTTCTGACTCTCTACGTTGTCAGCCACGGACCATCTCCTTGT
Proteins encoded in this region:
- a CDS encoding ABC transporter permease, with translation MADNVESQKAVAKPASHAKNDFEKDKFILKQLVTKDFKIKYRRSVLGVAWSVLNPLLMMIVMSIVFSTIFAQGRNGSITPEMYPLYLIVGNVTFSVMSESTNQALMSIIWASSLLKKVKVHRWVFPVQKVLFSLVNFSFSLVAVALVMLFFRVAPTWHLILLPVCLLLLMCFCMGLGMMLSALAVFFRDVMHLWSVVITAWMYLTPIFWTTDFISQMSHWIQVLVVVNPMYNYLQFMRDIFLFNTVPSALTFGLCVVWAVLALAIGYTVFHKTEHKFILYI